CGCCAATTATTGACGAATATGAACAGTTATGTATATAATATAACGTACGTTATATTATTTGCTTATAGAAGAAGGAGATCTTCCCTATGATAACGAAAAAGGAGATCGCGGAGCACCTCGGTATTTCCCGGACTGCTGTTTCTCTCGTATTAAATAATGCGCCTAGCAGTACGATTTCTACGAAAACGCGTAATAAAATACTTCAAGCAGCCAAGGGGCTTGGTTATCGGGATATTGAGCTTACACCTAAGCTTTGCTTCGTACTCTACGATCGCGATGCCAATGACCCGCGATATATGGCGGATTTACAAATCATCGAATCAGAAGTCAGTCGATTCAACTACGGCTTGGTATACATGAATATTACTTCTGCCCCCGAGTCATTGAAGAAAATGCAAAAGATATTGGCCAATCAGGAGATTGAGGGATTTATTATAGCAGGTGATGTTGACGAGAAAATTGTTGATCTCTTTCGTCATTCTAATACACCTTATATTTTTCACGGGATGCCGTTACAAGATAAAGAAAACTGCCTCAATTTAGTCGCTTTTGATGAAAGAAAATTAGCTTTTGATGCCACCGAATATTTACTTTCGTTAGGTCACACCCGGATCGCCTTGTTTATGGGAAGCCTTGATTACCATATCCATCAATTAACATTGGAGGGCTTTCGACAAGCGCATGAAACGAATGGAATTCCCTTGGACTATTCTCTCATTCAGATTAGCAATGACGAGAATGGCTATGAGCTATGCAAAAGAACAAAGATGCTGCAGTTGAATTATACGGCTGCTTTCTGCGCGAATACGGTAATCCAATTCGGCGCACTGCAGTACCTGCAGAGCACTGGTATTTCCGTACCTCACGATATTAGCCTGATTGGTTCTGGTCTATCAGAGCTAGTGAAAGTCAGTAGCCCTCAACTAACAACCTATTACGTCACCTTAGAGGAAAAGGCTAAAACGGTATCCAAGTTGCTTGAGATTATTAACAATCGTAATCACGAGGGGACGTTCTCATCACTGATTACGAATTTCGAGCGCTTCGAGGGTGGTACTACCGCCCCTGTAAAACAGTGATATAGAAGACAAAGGAGTTATTCACGAATGAAACCTATTACAGCCTTATTGTTAGGTGCAGGCAGCAGAGGAAATTATATTTACGGACCTTACGCGGAAAAATATCCAAACGACCTTGTATTTGTGTGCGTTGCTGAACCTGACAAGCATAGAAGAGAAGCTTTTGCTGCCTTGCACGGAATTCCGCCGGAGCAATGCTTCGCTTCATGGGAAGAAGCGCTCGCACAAGGTAAAATCGCTGATGCAGCTATCATCAGCACGCAGGACCGCATGCACTTTGAACCAGCAATGAAAGCTCTTGAGCTGGGCTACCACCTTATTCTTGAGAAACCGATGTCCACAGTTCAGGAGGAATGTATCGAGTTGGAGGCGGCGGCTAATAAATTTGGACGTCTCTTGATGGTTAGCCATGTTCTGCGCTACTCCTCCTTCTGGGCAGGTATTAAAAAGGTAATTGCCGATGGAGGTATTGGACAAGTCACTTCTATTCAGCTTACGGAAAACGTCGGGCATCAGCACATGTCCCATAGCTATGTACGCGGACATTGGCGTAATAGCACCCTATCCAGTCCAATTATTCTGGCCAAATCGTGCCACGATCTAGATCTGATTTCATGGCTCATGGATCAGAAATGTAACCGCGTCAGCTCTTTTGGCAGCTTAATGCATTTCCGTGAAGATCAGGCGCCTGTCGGTTCAACAGCTCGATGCACGGATGGTTGTGCAGTAGAGAGGAATTGTCCTTACTCCGCGATAAAAATTTATATGGAGACGCAAGAACCGAATTATGCCCGCCATATCTCGAATGACCCAACACCGGCCAATACTTTGCAAGCGATTAAAGAAGGTCCCTATGGTCGTTGTGTGTATCGTTGCGACAACGATGTCGTTGATCATCAGGTTGTGAATATGGAATTCGAAAGCGGAGCTAATGCCTCATTCACGCTGTCTGGCTTCACCCGCTATATTGCCCGTACGGTACAAATTATGGGGACACATGGCGAAATTCAAGGAAATATGGAAGAGGGACGCTTCAAAATTTATCTATTCGCATCCGGTCAATGCGTTGAGCATCAGTTCGATATCACGCATGATGGACACGGCGGTGGGGACGATCATTTTGTCCGCTCCTTTGTCCAAGAAGTACGGCGTTTTGATAAGGACCAAGCGAGTGGCCTAACATCAGCTACCGCTTCATTGCAAAGCCATCTCATCGCTTTTGCTGCTGAACAGTCCCGGCTTTCCGGTGGTCAACCTGTCGTAATATAGCCATCGTCTCTACTGCTTCTCGCGGAACTGCGCAAACGGGGGATATCCCAACTTTTAATAGACTTTCCTGCAATTCATCGAGAAATATGATGAAAAAGACCGGGGCGAATATCCCGGTCTAACAAGAATTCGTTAGATTTACAGTTTAATTAATGCTTTTTCTGCAGTCGCGGATTTAACCGACAACAGTCCTGACAGTGGTAGACTGCTCTTTGAAGAGACTGCAACATGAAATTCTCCAATTGATGAACTCGCCCCTCAACTTTACTCAGGTAGCCGACTAACCATTGAAAGAATCTAATGCATATTTCAATTCCACGTCCTGCCCATCGATATATTTCATCTTAAATGTTTGCTCGTTCATCGGAACCGTGATATCTGGAATCGCTCCGCCATATCCGCGTTCAGTGCTATCACCTTGAATCGTTTTGTTTTGATTAAGCGATCTGCCGTC
This portion of the Cohnella abietis genome encodes:
- a CDS encoding Gfo/Idh/MocA family protein codes for the protein MKPITALLLGAGSRGNYIYGPYAEKYPNDLVFVCVAEPDKHRREAFAALHGIPPEQCFASWEEALAQGKIADAAIISTQDRMHFEPAMKALELGYHLILEKPMSTVQEECIELEAAANKFGRLLMVSHVLRYSSFWAGIKKVIADGGIGQVTSIQLTENVGHQHMSHSYVRGHWRNSTLSSPIILAKSCHDLDLISWLMDQKCNRVSSFGSLMHFREDQAPVGSTARCTDGCAVERNCPYSAIKIYMETQEPNYARHISNDPTPANTLQAIKEGPYGRCVYRCDNDVVDHQVVNMEFESGANASFTLSGFTRYIARTVQIMGTHGEIQGNMEEGRFKIYLFASGQCVEHQFDITHDGHGGGDDHFVRSFVQEVRRFDKDQASGLTSATASLQSHLIAFAAEQSRLSGGQPVVI
- a CDS encoding LacI family DNA-binding transcriptional regulator; translation: MITKKEIAEHLGISRTAVSLVLNNAPSSTISTKTRNKILQAAKGLGYRDIELTPKLCFVLYDRDANDPRYMADLQIIESEVSRFNYGLVYMNITSAPESLKKMQKILANQEIEGFIIAGDVDEKIVDLFRHSNTPYIFHGMPLQDKENCLNLVAFDERKLAFDATEYLLSLGHTRIALFMGSLDYHIHQLTLEGFRQAHETNGIPLDYSLIQISNDENGYELCKRTKMLQLNYTAAFCANTVIQFGALQYLQSTGISVPHDISLIGSGLSELVKVSSPQLTTYYVTLEEKAKTVSKLLEIINNRNHEGTFSSLITNFERFEGGTTAPVKQ